The stretch of DNA ACGCGGGCCTCGTCTTCTGGGACGCGGAGACCTGGATGTATCCGGCGCTGCTCGCCGCGCACCCCGACCTCGCCAAGTCCGTGCTGGACTACCGATACCGCACCCGGGACGGCGCCCGCGCCAACGCGAAGAAGCTCGGCCACCGCGGCCTCTTCTACCCCTGGACCAGCGCGAGCAAGGGCGACCTCAAGTCCGAGTGCCACAGCGTGGACCCGCCGCACTGCCGCACCCAGAACCACCTGCAGAGCGACATCGCCCTGGCGGCCTGGCAGTACTACCTGGCGACCAAGGACACCCAGTGGCTACGCACCCGCGGCTGGCCGGTGATCCAAGGGATCGCCGAGTTCTGGGCCGACCGCGCCACCCGCAACGACGACGGCAGCTACTCCATCAAGGACGTCGCAGGACCCGACGAGTACAGCAACGGCGTCGACGACGGCGTCTTCACCAACGCGGGAGCCGCCACCACCCTGCGCACCGCAACCCACGCCGCGAAGATCCTCGGCAAGGACGCCCCGGCGAACTGGAACACCGTCGCCGACAAGCTGCGCATCCCCTATGATAAGGAGAAGCAGGTCTTCCAGCAGTACGACGGCTACAAGGGCTCGGTGATCAAGCAGGCGGACACCGTGCTCCTGATGTACCCGCTGGAGTGGCCGATGTCGAAGAAGGCCGCCACGAACACCCTCGACTACTACGCGGCCCGCACCGACCCCGACGGCCCCGCCATGACCGACTCGGTGCACGCCATCGACGCCGCCGCGATCGGCGAGCCCGGCTGCTCCGCGTACACCTACCTGACGCGGTCCATCCGCCCCTTCGTACGCGGCCCGTTCGACCTCTTCTCCGAAGCGCGCGGCGACAAGGCGGGAGCATCCGACCCGCTGTCGGGCTCCCCGGCGCAGAACTTCACGACCGGCCAGGGCGGCTTCCTCCAGGTCTTCACCAACGGCCTGACCGGGCAGCGGATGCGCGAGAACAGCGTGCACCTCGACCCGATGCTGCCGCCGCAGCTGTCCCAGGGCGTGAAGCTCAACTCCCTGCACTGGCAAGGCCGTACGTACGACATCGCCATCGGCGCCCACGAGACCACGGTGCGCCTCACCCACGGCGAGCCCTTCGAGATCGAGACGCCGCAGGGCAAGCAGGTCGTCAGCCAGGACGCGCCCGCACACATCAAGACCCGTCGCCCGGACCTCGAGCCCACCGACAACCTCGCCAGGTGCCGTGACGCGAAGGCGAGTTCGGAGCAGCCGGGCCAGTACGCGGACGCCGCACTCGACGGCAACACCGCCACCGCCTGGGTCCCCGACACCGCCCGCGCCACCCTGACCGCGGACCTCGGCAAGGTCGCCCGTATCGCCGAGATCACCCCGCGCTGGACGGACGTGAAGCCGACGAAGCACACGGTCCAGACGTCGCTCGACGGGCGGCACTGGAGCCCTGCCTCACCCGACGGCGGTGCGGCCCGCTACATCCGGGTGGCCATCACCTCGGCGGACGCCAAAAAGCCGGCAGGCATCCAGGAGTTGACCGTCGAGAGGTAGGTCCCTGCGGCTGCCTCATCTGCCACGCCCGTTGGTAGCCTGCCGGGCGTGGCAGATGAGGCGTACGAGAATCCACGGCTTGCGGCGCTCTACGATCCGATCGAGTCGGACCGCGGCGACCTCGACGTGTACGCCGACGTGGCAGCGGAACTGAAGGTGCGTCAGGTGC from Streptomyces sp. BA2 encodes:
- a CDS encoding discoidin domain-containing protein produces the protein MRSLPRTARFIAPFLVGVLAAAVPPTAAADIASPRTDKPTTPASSDDDWTLTSNRIDAKDTYHAFVGNGYLGQRVAPNGAGYTASDAKTGWPLFSRRYDGSFVSGLYAHNKDTTEDRQVAAAIPTWSPLTVSTGGPQAETFTSATPASRISHYRQSLDLRRGLVRTELTWTAADGRATDLVYDVLADRDNPHVGAVRLRMTPRWDGDAKVTDRIDGRGARRVTPTGAGARSGGRTMAVGFRTEGTKTEGTVASTLRAGHGMRTGNEQNSAPARKLSAHQSVGLPVRSGRTYEFTKYVGVDTALTSRSPERDAVAASQRAAGRGWDALFAGHTAAWRKLWRGDIEVAGQGELQSWVRSAQYGLLSSTRPGSANSISPTGLSSDNYAGLVFWDAETWMYPALLAAHPDLAKSVLDYRYRTRDGARANAKKLGHRGLFYPWTSASKGDLKSECHSVDPPHCRTQNHLQSDIALAAWQYYLATKDTQWLRTRGWPVIQGIAEFWADRATRNDDGSYSIKDVAGPDEYSNGVDDGVFTNAGAATTLRTATHAAKILGKDAPANWNTVADKLRIPYDKEKQVFQQYDGYKGSVIKQADTVLLMYPLEWPMSKKAATNTLDYYAARTDPDGPAMTDSVHAIDAAAIGEPGCSAYTYLTRSIRPFVRGPFDLFSEARGDKAGASDPLSGSPAQNFTTGQGGFLQVFTNGLTGQRMRENSVHLDPMLPPQLSQGVKLNSLHWQGRTYDIAIGAHETTVRLTHGEPFEIETPQGKQVVSQDAPAHIKTRRPDLEPTDNLARCRDAKASSEQPGQYADAALDGNTATAWVPDTARATLTADLGKVARIAEITPRWTDVKPTKHTVQTSLDGRHWSPASPDGGAARYIRVAITSADAKKPAGIQELTVER